The nucleotide sequence GAGAGCATATTGCAACTTTGAACTCCAGAAGAAGCAAGGAAGATCAACCTGATTAACTAAGACTCGGGCTAATAAAGCATTTGGGCTTGTAGTCGGATCCTTATTGCTGTCTCTTTCCATAATCTCATGCACCCTGGCAACATATAGATATAGAAGATAAGCGTTAGTCATGTTACCTCTTCATCTAATATTTTTTCACCTCATGGCACTATTCTTTCGTATTTTTATGCTTGTCGCACATCTAAAAGGAAGCAAAACCTAATGAGTAAAATGTGGAAATTTAATATACCTTGCAGCAATTTCTGAGTAAACATCGGCAGGTTTCTCTCCAGCTACTAAGTTGACTGCAGCTGCTTCCAACTGAGAATATCACAGCAATTCAAATCAACAACAAAGCAAAACTTTTACATAAAAGTAAGAAAATAAGTTCCTATATTATATAGGgataagggaattgttattagcaccccaaaaatctcatttggcattCCAGACTTTCTATAATTActaattagaagaaaaatacacttgtgaggagtgtagcatgaaatttttggagtgctaataacagtccTTATTATATATAACAGAACATTGAATATTTCGATCCCAGAACAAATAGTAAATGAGGAAAACTTAAAGAAAATCTGCATGTAAAAATCCCTTTACAATCAAATTTTCTGGATAATGACGACTATAGTTCATTTACTACAAAAGTAGAATAAATAAGCAGAACAAATAATGGAGTACAAGAAAATTAGAGTGCAGTAACATGAAGGTGTAAACAGAAAACTTATATCAAAGAGGATAAAGCCAACTTACACTATCTCTTCCCAAGGCTGCATAGTGCTGTAAGCCATTGCATGAACCATCCTAGAAAATTGAAAGCTCATCAATGAAATATAaatggaaaaattaaaaataaattttcatttgaCCCGcacaaataagttaaaaaaTTCTTAGCATTTACATAAACTTTTGAAAATATATGGTTTTGAGTATTAGATAATCCTAAACAAACTTGCATAAACTACAGTATCTCTTTTTGCCACTCTAACGACTAAGAAAGAAATTTACCTGATGGATGGGCAAATGAGAAATGACAGTATGTGGTGATGGGCTATTTAACGCTTCTGACAGATTGATACAAGCCGCTAGGCACTGTAAAGGATCTTCAGCTGTTAACCACCATCGGTTTCCATTTACAGGGTTTGTTGCTGAATCAAATATATCATCAATGTGATGATCCACAAATGCATGCCGTTCCTCATACGAAAGCTTTTCAACACCGCCCGCATAAAGGTTTGCTAAATGAATCTTCAGCCAACGTAAACCAGACTTCCCTAATGGTCGTCCTTCGGCAAATTCAAGTACTCCTCGACAGAGATCAGAACTCAAATGATTTAAATGTGGATGCATTGGGTAAGCTCGGCCTCGAAAATCAAGATTATGGGGATAATAAAAGCCTTCCTCATCCTTCATCTTGCGAGCAACCTATTTCAGAATCAGTTTACTCATATTATTTCTCACAAAGTGAAATCTAAAGGTGGTGAGCATATAAAATTGCAAAATAACACAATAAAATATCATAAACTttttatcaataaataaaatactatctAATCAGATGGGGACCTTACAGAGAGCTTAAGTTCTGTGTCACATCGCAGAGAATGCCTTTCTTGGTTAATCTTCTTTGCTTTTCTTACACTCCATTTCCATTCCTGAATTTCTGTTAAACCCTCAAGCGGTGGTTTATCTGGTACTGGAACCTACAATCCCATAAGGATATTTAAGCCAGATGAAATTTAAaagcaaaatccaaacaaaaagaTGTCAACAAACCCAAAATATGTTGCCGTAACGAAAATCTACCAACAAAACCAAGTAAACTCTACTGACAAGGGAAGTAACTACATTATTCTAACTctagtttctttctttttcttggatcATTGTAGCTCGAGGCAGATATATCAGGACTAATTTGTTATTTGACAGAAAGTTATACATCATCCAAGTAAGTTACgctaaaattttcacaaaagaGAAACGAGAGCTATCCCACATTGGGGTCCTGGCACCGTATAGGAGCTCATACTTTATACTAATGCTATGGCCGTTAGATTCATAGGTTTATCTCTGGACATAATAGTAACACAAAGTAGAATAcaaacaagttcttaataaaTTCAAGAGATCATTATGTGCTCACATCTTCACGATCAACCAGGCCTGCAATGTTGCCACCTCTAGCCCAAATGCTCTCCACCACGTTAAGTACTTTTTTATTCACCCTCCATTTGGTACTTCCAAGCATATCTAGGGCCTGCACATGCCATCAAAAGTGAATATCATTGCACATGCCATCAAAAGTGAATATCATTTTCACATGTGCAGAGAAAGTATATGTTAAAGAACTAGAATAGATCAAGGTTTGCCTCTGTGCACAGGGAAAGTTCAGTTCATGATCTATTGTTCCATCACAGATAACTACTAATGGTTGCACCCACTATTCTCGGTCACTAATCCATCAGAAAGGGGCAGTGACAGGAACAATGAGAATGGAACTCTAATTTAGCATCTCACCAAGTCTTAACTAGATAACTGAGCAAAAGCTTTGGTCTTGACCTATTATACAAGGGAAACATAGAATGGAACTCTAATTTATGTACCTCGAATACTTTCTGCATCTGCTTTCCAGAAATATTCCTCATTGTATCTACCTGCTTCCTAGATCCATGAGTACGCATGACATAAGAAGGTAGGAACAAGTGACCACCCTTATCATACCTGCAAAGATTTAGATTTTATGGGCATCTGAGTGCAGGCTTCTGATTTGTTTGACATTTTACTAGCCAAAAGTCAACTTGAATAAGATTTCGATTATTTCTTAACCGCACTCCTGCTAAAGAAACAAAACGAGAACATGCTAAATAAATTTCATTTACTGTATTTCATACCCTTTCCACTTTCTGGGAGGCACCAACATTGGCACATAAGGAATCAACATATGTTTAGCCTGTAAAGAAACAAAGGCATAAAATAACAGTAAATAGCTGGGGTGTACAGACATGTCCAATGTAAAAATGTAAAGAAACAAGTTGCAAACTGATTTCAAGTGTACTGAAGAAGTAAACAGAAACAAAGGAAATATATCTCAACTTACAGTTTTATCAAGCCCAGTAAGAACTAGGGGATCACATTCTATAACTCCATAATTCTTCACAAGTTTCTGCCTATAAGGACCAAAAAAAGTTATATTATAACAAAGGAATAGTGGTAGAGTTTAAGGGATATGAATGGTTATCCTTTACGAAAATACATAGGTATCCATATCACCACAAAAGTTCTTCATATTCGGATACTTCAACTAGTTGCAGAGGCAAATACCATGATAAAGTCTTACCCTGGAGTTTTTGCTGCAGCCTTAAATCTGTGTCTAAAGGCCGGTCTAACATCAGGTGGACCATCAGCCAACTGGTTAAGTGGAGGTTGTACATAAGCTGTTTCTGTTAATAATTCTATCAGACGACTTCCCAGCTGCAAAATCACATTGcataaaaaaacccaaaaataaaaatgggcACCCACAATATATTGTCTTCCTCAGccataatgagaaaaaaaaatttctgaaaGCAACAAACCTTAGCCTGTGTATCACGACCCCATGGTTTAAATTCTTCTTTTACCAAGAGTTTTTGCACCTCCCTCagcctttttcttttaattaaaacattaaCACGTTTCCGCAGTATCTCCTTCTCCTTAATCAGACTGTCTTCATCAGCAACAGCAGTCTTCTTTCTctggaaatttttggttttctccAAGAAACTGTGAATCCTAACCTGAATTGTAAGGTAACAATATATGATATTTCAACTTTAATTCCGTGATATCATTGACACTGAGTACAAACaaggaaatttggatgaaaagcTATTGCATGAGATTTGCAAAAGGTTTCCTTTCTCTTTAACTGAAGTTCCTCAATTACAAGTCTTAATAAAACAGCCGAGCAAagtcattttcttttcaaaacaaatcaataaaTGAGCTAATCAGTATGCATAAGTCCAAAACTTGTCCATACATAAACAAGAAATCCCGATTATCATGGCAACATTTCATGAGTGTAATATCCTTAAAGTCTAAACCGTTAGCTTTTATAATGCACATCATCTCGCATTAACTTAGGGAGCATTTGAAAGCCAATATATATCATATCATCATCGAAAATTCGAAACGCACACAAAAGATTAGGAATTAGAACTCACCTCCTGCTCAATGGCCATCCCAATATGAACAGCAGCTTGAACAACCTGCACACACCCATCTTGATTCCCCACCATAACCAAGCCCATCATCTTATGCATAACAATCAGCGCCATCTTATCCGGCGGGAGCAAATCAATGTGCGGCGCAAACGCCGCCTTGTGCTTCTTCGTTTGCTGCACCTGCTGCTCCCTCGCAATCGCCTCCCTCAGCGGCTCAAACCACCCCAAAAACAAGGTCTTCACGTACGGCAAGCTCGGAGCCAGCTTCTTCTCCCGCATTACTCGCTCCAAATCCTTGTACTCCTCCACCATTCTCTCCCACGCCTCCGTCTCCGCCTTTATCTGCCGCCGCCGAAGCAAATTATACTTCCGCCGGTCGATTTCCTTCGACTCCAATTTCAACTCCTGGTTGGCCTTCTTGTACATGCCTTTCAGAAAGAGTGCGGCAATCCACGGCGGGTCCTGGATAAAAATCCTGGGCGCCGATTCCTCGGGCGTAATTAGGTGAAATTCTCTGATGGGTAGCTGTAAATTCATCGAATTTTCTACGAGATTGTCTTGGACGGAGTCTCGGACCAGGTGGGAGAGCACCGGTTCGGGAGGGGGCTGGAGGCTGAGTGGGAAAGGAGTGGAGAGCGAGGGCTTGAAGAAGAGGCGGTTGGAGGCTGAGCTGAAGAGAAACTTGTGGCTCAGCTTCGGCGGTTTCCGCCATGTGGAGCTGTACGTTTGAGCTTGCGGGCTTGGAGAGAAGGAGGCTGTGGAAGCcatttttgagagagagagtgagagcgAGACGCTGCTCTGGAAGAAGATGAAACCTCGCTTAAACCTTTCTGTTGTCCATTTCCGAGATATTTTACCCAACAAAAATTAACCACGTTAATATTTTtggtggcaaaaaaaaaaaaaaaaaacaagagggcCGCCCGATACGTTTAGAAGCCCAAAAGGCCCACACGCCGCTAATTTGAAAGCTAAAAAGGCCCATATTCCATACATGCGGACTGGGCCCGGACTTGAAGTCAACAAACATAATAATGAGGACGTGTTTGAGAATTGAaattaccttctttttttttttttaatcaaagaatTGAAATTACTTTAAAAAAGATAAAAGCGTTTTCTGCCACACTACCTGATTGGTGTAGAAgcattctaattaaaacatttaTAACCAAAttacttttaagtgttttgacaaAACAGTCCCAAGGGTACCTATGCTTTTTAGTGGTGTGATAGGGGTAAAAGCgacattatatattttcactATTTGGCCCCGTATATTTGACCAATTTATTCTGAAATTCCTTGTATTAGATGACGTCACATGTAATAAAAAAAGCATAAATTTCGgtaaaaacttatgaaatttcCCTCCGACGCCAACCTGACTTTTGGTCGCCGATGTCTCCTCCTAGTTCGATTTTTTCTTGATTAATGTAATTAATCTTGTTCTCCTCCTGTAGTTTCTGATTTATGTTTTATGGGGTTTGGGAAGCAGTTCATACATTTGTTACTTTTTCCTTAAAGCAGATTAGTTCGAAGTTTCGCACGATTTAATGATTACCCTACTTAACCATCTGCATAAAGATTAGCTGAGTAATTAACGTCTTAATCAAATCTGGCTTTATCCAAAACCAGACCTAACTACTTTGTCCAAAACCAGACCTAACTCCATTAACCAACTTGATGTGTGCCAACCATCGAGACAGATTTGATGGTCTTTGCTACTTTCCGATCAGGTAAAATTTGGAACTTGGGGTACTTGAGTTACAAGCTTGTCTaaaaccatttttcttttttttttttttggaaaccttGATGGTATGagggaaattttattgataacgaaaaaaaaaagttactcaTAGTCAGAAGGGGATATACCTTACCCCTCATAAAACAGAGATAACAAAAACAATACATGAAAAGAAGGGGGGACATAAATTGTACCcttctagaaacaaaaataagagAGATACAAAGAAAAGAGGGGAGGATATGAAACCTAACCCTGAAAtctagaaacaaaaataagagagatacaaagaaaagagaggAGGATATGAAACCTAACCCTGAAACCAAAACCTAAAGGTCTAAACCTGCAAAACAAGTTGAGCAACACCACAAagttagggaaaaaaaaaagaaactaagACAAACCTGGATGCTAAGATGCACATTAATTTGACAAGCGGTAACCAGGCAAGCCAACATAGTCCGAAAACAATGCAACACGAGCTGTTGGCAGAGGAGAATCATGCCAAGTTAAAGTTGGAGAAGATAAGCCCATATTAGCAAAATTGTCCGCAACAAAATTTCCCTCCCGATATATGTGAGATGATTAGAATTGTCTAAAACCTCATACTACAAATGCTTCAAAGAACGTCTTAGATCACGCATAAAATCAATAGGTCTAACGACACTCGTCTTCGCTCGGTCTGAAGTACAAGACTGGGCTCACATAAAGGCGAGGACAATACATACATTGAGTTAGATATTAAGTTTTGGCTTCTTGTGGTTGAATTTTATAAGTACATAtctttgtatatattttgacaCCAGAGGAGAGAAAGATATATATCGACAGaactttttataaattttcaacacaaaaaaaaaaaaaaaaaaaaaaaaaaccaccaccACAAGGACACTCGTTAATATAGGTTTTTATTGGCCGTTAAGTGGCGTTATAGTGAAAATTGATTAATGTTGTTTGAATACGTAAACCGAAGACCTGTAGATATTCCGATTAGAAAATGTGATTATGAGACAGAGGTCAAGACAAAATGGGTGGAGAAAaacctaggaagacttggaaagagacattaggaaaaaaaacatgaagTATTTGAAACTAACAGAAGACCTGGTGCAAAATCAAACGTAGTAGCATTCTAGGTTTCCTATAGTCGACCTCAGTTAGTGGAAAAAGGCTTCTTGTTGACATGTTGTTGTACTAAAGTTCTATGATTCTATCCATGTATTAATATCATATACCTTTTGGTGTCGTGGAACTCAGTAAAAAATATGCCTAAACAGGTAATCAGGCGACAATAAACTGTAATTTGTATACGGCTTCTTGTCTGTTATCCTCGTGACCATGCTGGTTTCATATTTGTAGAAACTTTTGAGTTGTTTATTTGTGTTGGCGGCATCCTGCTGCCTGCATGTTAAATGTGCTGTATAAATGCATCACCCAAACACGTACTTACCACATCACATACCCTTGAGCGTGCTCATTAACCGATATTATCTTCCCCCCACAGCACACAATCCACTAATCTCTCCACGCTCACATCTCTAATCCAACAACATAATAAATAATTAGTAGACAATTACCTGACCAAATTAACCATTAACCATAAACTAATATGGTTAGGCCTCCTGCTGCTGACATGGACTGCATTACTGCTCTAAGCGCTGCTTTAAGGCTTACTTGTCATGTTACACGCACGGCATTTGTATGAACGCGATTGGTGGGATCGAAAGTCAAAGATCGACGGCGCCAAACGTACGTCCACGCCTTCAACGGCAGTTAGGCACAAGGTATTTCAAAATTTCCTGGCATTTGCAAATTGCTTACTTATTGGCATTGGACGTGTCCAAGCTTTTACATTATCTTGTTCTTAAGTTCATGCAGCTTGTGCATGCTTCTCTTGATTTGCTCTCTCTGTACTTTCTGATCACTTTGTTTTCACCAATTTCTTCGAAACTTTTAGCTCAAAGAAGATTGACGTGATCATGATATGTTTTCAAAGATTTTCCGTGTTTAATCTTCCCTGTTTGATCATTTTGTTAGAAGCGGTTTTAtcccaagaaaatgctcaaaCAATGAGGGACAAGGCATCCTTGCTTTCTTTCAGGGAAGGGATTGTTTCAGATCCCCACCGTGCTTTGGAGGACTGGAATTCTTTTGGTGTTCATGTTTGTAATTGGTCAGGCATCAAGTGTAACAAAGCTAGAGACCACGTCGTGGAGCTTGATCTTAGTGGAAAGGCACTCGGAGGCACCATTTCCCCGTCTCTCGCTAATCTTTCTTCCTTACACATTCTTGATTTGTCAAGCAACTTTTTCGAAGGTCGCATCCCACCCGAGTTAGGCTCTCTTTCTCTACTTGAACAACTCAGCTTATCTTCTAATCTTCTCGAAGGAAGAATTGCTGCTGAACTTGGTTTTCTTCGCAAAATAGTATATCTTGATTTGGGAAGCAACCGGCTCACTGGTGAAATCCCAATGCCGCTTTTCTGCAATCATTCTTCGTCCTCTCTGCAGTACATAGACCTCTCTAACAATTCTTTAAGCGGCGAAATTCCTTTGAAAGATGGATGTGAGCTTAAACAACTGAGGTTTCTTCTGTTGTGGTCCAACCGTCTAGTTGGACAGGTTCCTGCGGCCATGTTGAACTCCTCAAAACTTGAATGGATTGATTTGGAGTCTAACATGCTGAGTGGGGAGTTGCCATCGGAGATTATACAGAAACTGCC is from Pyrus communis chromosome 10, drPyrComm1.1, whole genome shotgun sequence and encodes:
- the LOC137747437 gene encoding DNA-directed RNA polymerase 3, chloroplastic is translated as MASTASFSPSPQAQTYSSTWRKPPKLSHKFLFSSASNRLFFKPSLSTPFPLSLQPPPEPVLSHLVRDSVQDNLVENSMNLQLPIREFHLITPEESAPRIFIQDPPWIAALFLKGMYKKANQELKLESKEIDRRKYNLLRRRQIKAETEAWERMVEEYKDLERVMREKKLAPSLPYVKTLFLGWFEPLREAIAREQQVQQTKKHKAAFAPHIDLLPPDKMALIVMHKMMGLVMVGNQDGCVQVVQAAVHIGMAIEQEVRIHSFLEKTKNFQRKKTAVADEDSLIKEKEILRKRVNVLIKRKRLREVQKLLVKEEFKPWGRDTQAKLGSRLIELLTETAYVQPPLNQLADGPPDVRPAFRHRFKAAAKTPGQKLVKNYGVIECDPLVLTGLDKTAKHMLIPYVPMLVPPRKWKGYDKGGHLFLPSYVMRTHGSRKQVDTMRNISGKQMQKVFEALDMLGSTKWRVNKKVLNVVESIWARGGNIAGLVDREDVPVPDKPPLEGLTEIQEWKWSVRKAKKINQERHSLRCDTELKLSVARKMKDEEGFYYPHNLDFRGRAYPMHPHLNHLSSDLCRGVLEFAEGRPLGKSGLRWLKIHLANLYAGGVEKLSYEERHAFVDHHIDDIFDSATNPVNGNRWWLTAEDPLQCLAACINLSEALNSPSPHTVISHLPIHQDGSCNGLQHYAALGRDSLEAAAVNLVAGEKPADVYSEIAARVHEIMERDSNKDPTTSPNALLARVLVNQIDRKLVKQTVMTSVYGVTYVGAREQIKRRLEEKGFITDDRLLFTAACYAAKVTLAALGEIFQAARGIMGWLGDCAKVIASENQPVRWTTPLGLPVVQPYCKNERHLIRTSLQVLALQRESNSIDVRKQRTAFPPNFVHSLDGSHMMMTALACRDAGLRFAGVHDSFWTHACDVDQMNEILREKFIELYSMPILENLLESFQASYPALTFPPLPERGDFDLQEVLESPYFFN